The Streptomonospora litoralis genome window below encodes:
- the yidD gene encoding membrane protein insertion efficiency factor YidD has translation MTEERPTRAARALVVPIRGYQRFISPLLPPVCRFFPSCSAYAVEALHVHGAPRGSWLAARRIARCHPFHPGGLDPVPPRRDAAGRGSASFDPGTAPEPPGQ, from the coding sequence ATGACTGAGGAGCGACCGACTCGGGCGGCGAGAGCGCTGGTGGTGCCCATCCGTGGATACCAGCGTTTCATCAGCCCGCTCCTGCCTCCTGTCTGCCGTTTCTTCCCCTCGTGCAGCGCCTATGCGGTGGAGGCACTCCACGTGCACGGCGCGCCGCGCGGGTCGTGGCTGGCCGCGCGCAGGATCGCCCGCTGCCACCCGTTCCACCCCGGCGGTCTGGATCCCGTCCCCCCGCGTAGGGATGCCGCCGGGCGGGGGAGCGCGTCGTTCGACCCGGGAACCGCACCGGAACCGCCCGGGCAGTAG
- the rnpA gene encoding ribonuclease P protein component, translating into MLSPQNRMRRSTEFSAVLRSGRRAGREAISVAFLPAPADSAQAEAAPRVGFAVGRQVGKAVVRKRVQRRLRHLMRARLGDLPAGSLLVVRAKPLAASLGYDTLAAQLDGAIAAAMRPRKNATRRRKGSSARESGRGGGDLAGS; encoded by the coding sequence ATGTTGTCGCCCCAGAACCGTATGCGCCGCAGCACCGAGTTCTCCGCCGTGCTGCGGTCCGGTCGGCGCGCCGGCCGCGAGGCGATCAGCGTCGCCTTCCTGCCGGCGCCCGCCGACTCGGCCCAGGCGGAAGCAGCGCCGCGCGTCGGCTTCGCCGTGGGCCGCCAGGTGGGCAAGGCCGTGGTCCGCAAGCGGGTGCAGCGGCGCCTCCGCCACCTGATGCGGGCGCGGCTCGGGGATCTTCCGGCGGGTAGCCTGCTAGTAGTGCGGGCCAAACCCCTGGCCGCGTCCCTGGGATACGACACGTTGGCCGCGCAGCTCGACGGTGCCATCGCAGCGGCGATGCGTCCTCGGAAGAATGCGACACGCCGTCGCAAGGGGTCGAGTGCACGGGAGAGCGGGCGCGGCGGCGGGGATCTGGCGGGTTCATGA
- the rpmH gene encoding 50S ribosomal protein L34, with protein sequence MSKRTFQPNNRRRAKVHGFRLRMRTRAGRAVVAARRKKGRARLTVSQ encoded by the coding sequence GTGAGCAAGCGTACGTTTCAGCCGAACAACCGGCGCCGCGCCAAGGTCCACGGCTTCCGGCTGCGGATGCGGACCCGCGCCGGACGCGCGGTCGTCGCAGCGCGCCGCAAGAAGGGGCGCGCGCGGCTGACCGTGAGCCAGTAG